In one Campylobacter insulaenigrae NCTC 12927 genomic region, the following are encoded:
- a CDS encoding SIMPL domain-containing protein (The SIMPL domain is named for its presence in mouse protein SIMPL (signalling molecule that associates with mouse pelle-like kinase). Bacterial member BP26, from Brucella, was shown to assemble into a channel-like structure, while YggE from E. coli has been associated with resistance to oxidative stress.) produces MKSFFKGLGVGLLCLLVFVLGVVFNTEFLGLKNQNSNSLQFTRDIEVFDEIIPNTYKADLNFNASNELSQKTIIDEEEKASIAKTFKELSTRIAKENLCKGGSYTLEPSYSYNQGHKTLNGHNFYSNFSCAFTKEKNKDFDNLIKDINNISAKNSLIVFSTKALQAMIDEEILEENKEKLYDLALKKAYEKNEYYSKNLNKICSIKSIDFDTNPSKLMRANMVYDSVALPIVKNEKQKLLAKVIFECK; encoded by the coding sequence ATGAAAAGTTTTTTTAAAGGACTTGGGGTAGGATTGTTATGCTTACTTGTCTTTGTCTTAGGCGTAGTATTTAATACCGAATTTTTAGGTTTAAAAAATCAAAATTCGAATTCTTTACAATTTACAAGAGATATAGAAGTCTTTGATGAAATAATACCTAATACCTATAAAGCGGATTTAAATTTTAATGCAAGTAATGAACTTAGTCAAAAAACCATTATAGATGAAGAAGAAAAAGCATCTATTGCAAAAACCTTTAAAGAACTTAGTACCCGTATAGCTAAGGAAAATTTATGCAAAGGAGGTAGCTATACTTTAGAACCAAGCTATAGTTATAATCAAGGACACAAGACCTTAAACGGACATAATTTTTATTCAAATTTTTCTTGCGCTTTTACTAAAGAAAAAAACAAAGATTTTGACAATCTCATCAAAGATATTAATAATATCAGTGCTAAAAATTCTTTAATTGTATTTTCCACAAAAGCTTTACAAGCTATGATTGATGAAGAAATTTTAGAAGAAAATAAAGAAAAATTATATGATCTTGCTTTGAAAAAAGCTTATGAAAAAAATGAATACTATTCTAAGAATTTGAATAAAATTTGCTCTATAAAAAGTATCGATTTTGATACAAATCCATCAAAATTAATGCGGGCTAATATGGTTTATGATAGTGTTGCTTTACCTATTGTGAAAAACGAAAAACAAAAACTCTTAGCAAAAGTTATTTTTGAGTGTAAATAA